In Vespa velutina chromosome 1, iVesVel2.1, whole genome shotgun sequence, the genomic stretch CTGTATTAATTACCCATcggctctcttttttcatctccaAGGAACACTCTGGTAATAAATAGAAGTTTCACGATAAAAAAGGGAGGGGGTGGCGCGGTGTGTTGCGACGTGATTGCAACGTGCAGTGCCAGAGAGCCTATGCGTCACCGTAGGAGCGATAAGCTTCGCATTCAACGTTGCCAATAAATCCTTccaatgaaattcttttcgaGCGAGCCACGACGCGAGGTTACGcgtgtttttttattttttttttttattttttctttttttttattttttttttttttattttttttcccttgtttctttctttttcttttttgcgagCGCGTCTCGTGTGCATACTCGCGAGGAGacgccaaaaaaaaaaaaaaaaaaaaaaataaaaagaaacattaaaaaaataaataagaaaaaaaaaagaagaacgaatatatgaacgaacgaatgaatgaacgcaATCATCGTGACGTATTTATCCTTTCGCGAATCTCCAATGTTacttcgaaatatataaaataagaaaatataactaCGACGGATTATATTCGTGATAATAAATGAACGACCTCGagtttaaagagagagagaacatgtcatttagataaaaaaaaaaacctttttttttttgttttcttttttttttttttttttttttttttttttttttttttttttttcgaaacataacgtgttaatataaaataatttggtACGTAGAAGCTGTCAAAACAAGGGGCAACAAcgcatatatctttctttctttatctctctctctctatctctctctctgtctctatctatctatctatgtatctatctctctatataGCGTACGTTTACCAAACGACTTGAACGACTTTCGTAATcgcttcctccttttttttcttttcgaacgtCAGTAAGACGACAATATTATCAAAGTGTACCTTTAAGATATAGTACAACCCGTGTACTCGAACGTTGCACGAAAGgagtaataataagataactaatattattagaacGCTCGCATAGAATCAATAAACGAGAATCATCGGATGGATGAAACTATGTaagttgattattattacgaagaaaaagaggggcgATCTCGAGAGGTCtacgaggaagaggaaaagatgttgtctctctctctctctctctctctctctctctctctctctctctttttctcgtcaaGGTCACGTGTCGTTTCGCGTCTCTTACATTCGAATATGCGCATTCATCGGTGAGAATGCGCTTGCGAGCATAGAGCATCTCGGACGGTCTCGCGAGAGTTCGTGTTTTCGCAAGTAGATGAGACGCATTCTGGTGGGTGGAGGAGGGTGGGGTGGAGGAATATAGAGTAGAGAGGGGAAGGTGCACAGCGAGCGTGCCAGCTGTGCGCAGGAACGGACTGGTTAAGTTAGgtagagatggagagagagagagggagagagagagagaaagagagagagagagagatggagagagagtgagagacagagagagagagagagacggagagaaagagagggagcaTTTGGGGGTCGCGAGGTCGAAGGGCGCGGGatcgaaaaagtaaagaagagatGTGTCTTTGTATAACTCACCTCGTTGAAGGCCATCTTCTTCGCTATGCTTCCGGACTCGCGGCTGCTTCCGGCGCCTCCTTGCCCCACCGCTGCCGGCGAACACGAACCTCCGCCAGAGCCGGCGGACTAATTTCTTCTCCTCCTGTTGTTGCCGCGAACGAAGCCGAGCTTCTCGTCGTCCGTTTCGTGGTGATGCAGGTACAACAACGGGCTGCAGCGGCGCATCGACGAAACCGGGAACGGCACTCGCGCCGCGACGACGACGGCACTCGCGGCGACACGATTCGCGGCGACGGACCTCTCAGGCAACCCTCCGCGACACACATACGTCACGGAAGATCCGCGAACGAGCACCTTCCGCGCTTAGAGTCCCCCTCCCCcgaacgttctctctctttttttctatatctccctcttgttcgttcgtttcacgaccttctactctctctctctctctctctctctctctctctgtctttcctcTCACGctctttctcaccctcttCGTCTTCCTCACTCGTCTCCGTTTTGTCTTTACTCGAGTTTCTGCTCTTCCTCCCGTCCCTGTCGcttattctttctcactcacacacactctctctctctctctctctccctctctctctctctctctctctctctctctctctctctctctctcttactatcAAAACGTCCCTATACGTTCTAGTATAGGGCAAACCACCGCAATCTATAGCGCCGATAACGCGCACGTTTTACTTTCTATCCTTACTCTCCTCCGTCCTTccttcgaattattttaaacgttAAACAATTAGTTCCCAAATCTCTGACGACGAACAACTCGAAAAGGCCGATCCGCCAACATTCCTCAGGTGGCCGCTGCAGTGAACGCACACCTTCGATCTCTCTTCCCCAATGTGCCGCGACGATATTGTCGGCAGCACCGGCGGCGCTGTAGGTGATTATTACGACGACGATCAACGAATACGAGCAACGTagacaacgataacaacaacaacaacgacgacgacgacgacgaaaactagaacgacaacgacaacaataacaacgacgacgacgacgacgaggacgacgacaatAAAAACGGCGacggagaggagaggaaggaCGACGATTCTCGATGACGATTCTTTTTCGCCTGCCTAgccttctctcctcctccgtctttttatgatttttttttttttttctttctttcgatcgacGTTTAAAATAACGTGAACCACTCGGCGACAACGTGTACAGGCGGCCTCTCGACGTACGACACGATTTAATCTTCTCCTCAGCGAACTTCCCCCCAAACACACTCTTCTTTTAAGAACGTATTTATATCCACCGCAAAGGTATCCGCAAACAGAGGAGCGCCATCTTGATTTTCTTATGTCGCGGACAGAATGGAATGAGATGCGCGCGACTCCGTCTTTTCTTCctatgtttcttttctatggTTGCCTGCCTGttcttccccctctctcactctctctcactctctttctctattctcttaTCCTTTCTCGCTCTATCTTTTATGCGCGCGTACAATCGGCAGACCTTCGGAATGCACTCAATttgtttatcgtttatttcgtaACATTTGTCTATTTCCAACGTAAgacaatgattttattttcacgaataaCACTCAACGACTCGTTATACGTAAAAATTAATCAGATCTAAGAAGGAATCGTTCTCTCatttacgattaattataGCCGACGAAAAAGTAGAATACGATAAGATGATTACGTTATGATATCATTGGTCAACGCTTTGGTTATATAAAGTTTCTTATTGGCTCCCATAGTTGTTAaacttattttcttcatttacaGAATTCATgagataatagataatattttggtaatataaagaaatcgattgattttatatttcacttgTTACGAAATTATAGCATGacgtaagatataaataattagtatTCTATTCACAGTATCGCACTTGCAATAATTTCTTGACATTTGATTGGTCGACGAGAGTATCGAAGGttacattaataatcatattgctaaccgataaattttaatgtcacaatataacgatatcaaatactttttcatttctatcctTTAATTCGTAAAAACCATATCATCGTACTATCTTAATCTTATATTTTCCAATAGTGAgataaattattcgaacgaCAATTGCACCGCCATTTTTCGATTGTCAATTTCAAGATGGCTGCAGTGTGGCCACACAAGTAACTCGTGTTGCGGTATTCTCGTGGAcattttttcgtttctgtGCCGATTTTaaaagtgaattttttttgacttttatACTCGAACGATATTCCTCGACTGGGGAACATTTCTGTTCGCGATTGAGTCTACCAAGAAAACGGTTAAATTAAGTAAAATGGGTCGTTCGAGGTCTAGAACGAAATCGCCGAGTAGAAGGCGTCACAAGAGCAAACACTCTCGCAAACGATCCAAGTCTCGCGAAAAACATTCCAATAACAAATATTCGGATAAGCCGAAAGAACGCTCTTCTAAATCAAGGTTtgttatatttactattatattaatcttatattcatgtatatgtatatatatatatatatatatatatctatatatacatatatagatatattattatcgctacttcGTCGTCTATTCCACCATTTTGTCATGCGCCTTGCACCGAAGGGCGATGTTAAATTTATTGCGTGTTAATTTATGACTATGAATCGTTGCATAttgtttcctttatatatcaaCGTGCATTCTAGGTTCTTATTAAGACTTGCAATATGGTTGTCCTTcgtaatacattaatattattaatatataatggaACTGTTATACTCATCTATACAATTTTTGCTTACTTGCTAATATATCCTATTACaagcacacacatatatatatatatatatatatatatatatatatataatatgatataatttaataaatcttttttttgactcgtttcttttaactatctatgttatttatttgtgATCAGTGTACACTAACGATATTgatatgtattatttgtatGCAGGAAAAGATCTCACTCGGCATCCTCAAGTACAGGATCTGATGCATCTGACGATGTACATATAGTTAGTCATAAAAAACGATCgtatagagacagagaaaggaaaatggacGAAGTCGAAAGGCTAGCAGAAATGGAGAGGCAAAGGTAATTGTCTAATCATAACGTAGTATCTGTCAAGGTTGATATTGTACATAAGTTATTATTGCGTGTATTCAAATTTCTGGAGaggatttttatataatttaattgattgacaattaaataatatgaaataaatgttttaatgtTATCGactaagagaagaagaattgtCTCTACGTAAATATGTAAAGTGATATATAGTAGCAatggattataatattttgtcgTATAGATTAAAGgtgcaaatattttattgattaaaattttctgcATTAATTTTTGCATGTTGTTGGTAGTAGTTATTATTAAGGAAAGCTGCATCAGTTTTGCttataagtttttattttgctttacTCTATATTAGtatgttatgtttattatttctgcGATATATCGTACTTCTATTTCcagatattttgattttttattaaacaaaataattgaaaaataaagatttgagTAATagtatattgttttataaaattcttgttatacgtttttttataattgtgttgtcaggaaaaagaaagaattaatgaaCAAAACCCTCATCACGAATGCGGTTGGGTAAGATTGTATAACTATTTCATGGTGGTGGTTAATCAGccttaattcatattttatgaataaaaatggaaaagcaTGCCAAACATATTCCAATAAAACCATAGTATATGCCAAAGGGTTATTGGGAAAATAAGGTTATTATTAAATGGTTTGAGTGTAATGTATCCATCTTTAAAGTTGAtaccttttaatattttctaaaaaaaaaaaagaatatatatatatatatatatatatatatataaaaaaaaaaaaaaaaaaaaaaacgtaaaagcACGGCTAAAAAAGCtatgtatgaaaaattaaataagatctTTTAGAACAACATGCTTGGCTGTCTGTCTGCAGACGACAGC encodes the following:
- the LOC124956963 gene encoding arginine and glutamate-rich protein 1 isoform X4, whose protein sequence is MGRSRSRTKSPSRRRHKSKHSRKRSKSREKHSNNKYSDKPKERSSKSRKRSHSASSSTGSDASDDVHIVSHKKRSYRDRERKMDEVERLAEMERQRKKKELMNKTLITNAVGRQREVEQKMVEEEAAKRIEELVQKRVEEELEKRKEEIEAEVQRRVEEAKRAMERQMMEEMEWRQAKLREEEKRRENFLSFVFVHNFFSFYPWKKKKSTHTLVRWTAILITS